One region of Blattabacterium cuenoti genomic DNA includes:
- a CDS encoding OstA-like protein, with product MKYVFLISTIIFLFLNRTYSNSVNKVRKTVQIIHADLIQNNDQNQAFVLIGNVHLKYDKYHLFCDKVIYNNDKYYGYGNVRLESGKNKIISQNIVGNFFDFQLSGKVVLYQGKIKLTAEIIHYNFQKKLLQAINDVVLFFDKIKLTTNILKYNFILNQISYKEKSIIHYGDYIIYSKEGFFEINKKKIELKHEIKLISNNYTVYAKSLEYLLKQDQVNFYNTAIVVQNKNINNFIYAKKALFSFRKKIFLFKNYVSIHYNDKIMRGEYLFFDQKKKYGFINNLLLEDSKKKYFLMSEYGKFDFDSGSLILKNNPKIVKILKNNSVFIYSNILKINVRKNHTYSIQAFSVKSFFLNESIQGKCDFNRRQE from the coding sequence GTGAAATATGTATTTTTAATTTCTACTATTATTTTTTTATTCTTAAACAGAACGTATTCTAATTCTGTTAATAAAGTAAGAAAAACAGTACAAATAATTCATGCTGATCTAATACAAAATAATGATCAGAACCAAGCTTTTGTTTTAATAGGGAACGTTCATCTAAAATATGATAAGTATCATCTTTTTTGCGATAAGGTTATATATAATAATGATAAATATTATGGATATGGAAATGTAAGATTAGAGTCAGGAAAAAATAAAATAATATCTCAAAATATAGTAGGAAATTTTTTTGATTTTCAATTGTCAGGGAAAGTTGTTCTATATCAAGGAAAAATCAAATTAACAGCGGAAATTATTCATTACAATTTTCAAAAAAAATTACTTCAAGCTATTAACGATGTTGTTTTGTTTTTTGATAAAATCAAATTAACTACTAATATATTAAAATATAATTTCATACTAAATCAAATTTCTTATAAAGAAAAAAGCATTATTCATTATGGAGATTATATTATATATAGTAAAGAAGGTTTTTTTGAAATTAATAAAAAAAAGATAGAGTTAAAACATGAAATTAAATTAATTAGCAATAATTATACTGTATATGCAAAGTCATTAGAATATTTATTAAAACAAGATCAAGTAAATTTTTATAACACTGCTATTGTAGTGCAAAATAAAAATATTAATAATTTTATTTATGCTAAAAAAGCACTATTCTCATTTCGGAAAAAAATATTTTTATTTAAAAATTATGTAAGTATTCATTATAATGATAAAATAATGAGAGGGGAATATTTATTTTTTGATCAGAAGAAAAAATATGGATTTATTAATAACCTTTTATTAGAAGATTCAAAAAAAAAATATTTTTTGATGAGTGAATATGGAAAATTTGATTTTGATTCTGGTTCTTTAATTTTAAAAAATAATCCAAAAATCGTAAAAATATTAAAAAATAATTCTGTTTTTATTTATTCAAATATTTTAAAAATAAATGTAAGAAAAAATCATACATATTCAATTCAAGCTTTTTCTGTAAAAAGCTTTTTTTTGAATGAATCTATTCAAGGAAAATGTGACTTTAATAGAAGGCAGGAATAA
- the folK gene encoding 2-amino-4-hydroxy-6-hydroxymethyldihydropteridine diphosphokinase: MKEHDVFLLQGSNKKDKKKYLDKSLILISQKIGKIIKMSSCFESEAWNMKNYSIFYNRALHIKTNYSPIDLLKEISNVEFLIGRRKNSCKGEYQNREIDIDILFYDHIIICSFILTIPHPLLHLRRFVLEPMCEIDPNKNHPIFNLTILEMLGVCMDKLYVKKIL, translated from the coding sequence TTGAAAGAACATGATGTATTCTTGTTGCAAGGGAGCAATAAAAAAGATAAAAAAAAATATTTGGATAAATCTTTAATTTTAATATCTCAAAAAATTGGTAAGATTATTAAAATGTCATCATGTTTCGAAAGCGAAGCATGGAATATGAAAAATTATTCTATTTTTTATAATAGAGCTTTACATATAAAAACAAATTATTCTCCTATTGATCTTTTAAAAGAGATTTCGAATGTAGAATTCCTTATAGGAAGAAGAAAAAATTCTTGTAAAGGAGAGTATCAAAATCGAGAAATAGATATAGATATTTTATTTTATGATCATATTATTATATGTAGTTTCATTTTGACAATTCCTCATCCATTATTACATTTACGAAGATTTGTTTTAGAGCCTATGTGTGAAATAGATCCAAATAAAAATCATCCAATATTTAATTTAACTATCTTAGAAATGTTAGGGGTATGTATGGATAAATTATATGTAAAAAAAATTTTATAA
- a CDS encoding Rid family detoxifying hydrolase, with protein sequence MIPKKFSIEKIPSYGPYNTCVLVGGFLFISGQIAVDKNTEKLISDNIEMETRKIMENIKIILSENRIGFQNVVKTSIFVTDISFFSKINNVYSEFFHEGSYPARETIQVSALPKNANIEISLIAYKN encoded by the coding sequence ATGATACCAAAAAAATTTTCAATAGAAAAAATTCCATCCTATGGTCCATATAATACATGTGTTCTTGTTGGAGGTTTTTTATTCATTTCCGGTCAAATAGCTGTAGATAAAAATACTGAAAAATTAATTTCAGATAATATAGAAATGGAAACAAGAAAAATTATGGAAAATATAAAAATTATTCTTTCAGAAAATAGAATAGGATTTCAAAATGTTGTCAAAACATCTATTTTTGTAACAGACATAAGTTTTTTTTCTAAAATCAATAATGTATACTCTGAATTTTTTCATGAAGGAAGTTATCCAGCTAGAGAAACTATACAAGTTTCTGCTCTTCCTAAAAATGCTAATATTGAAATATCTTTAATAGCATACAAGAATTAA
- a CDS encoding putative LPS assembly protein LptD — MHKIRISVYIILFIFSISIFYGNEKNDDFIDNHQKNDFSFIKNVLKYKSNIQEHDIKEGKSYLRGQASIEYDNTKIEADYIEFSWKNGDLYALSKDKSVLLQRKNKQYFFKKIHFNLNHKIGEGKNFYIKEKNHIVIANDILKKKEDILMKKIIYISDPFFLKKKDNFPDFYLKTDYLKYSYLKKYIFSGPIFFYWYRVPMPIFFPFLYMPIKLKQASSGIIYPKFGIQNKKIYMEDLGLFFPISDFLNFRINASIYNTEEWKIKTKIEYKLRYSYHGFINFDYQNMLNQQKNYLFQWKHNSDFKSNSEINFNANINYNNIILHNKNKNEDFSYINIRKKFYNYLWFIDIYMIQNHDKKKIKFIIPELILHTNNILFNDKKNYFLNQVNVENRLQFYNFINFHKTKTTYFHAGFNHNMSMNTYFSFFYPYFKISSKILYEDFYAWNFPHFHVSSLKKINFSTNIVSIPFYKIWKLKNSILLKHQIEPILSFHMIYFPTISYDVKNHLEKRINLILNNDWIIKNSWNHVDVPKKIEFIKEIKASFIIDRNFIKWDNFHVMGNTDLAKNLEVKYKAGINFSKKEKE; from the coding sequence TTGCATAAAATTCGGATTTCTGTCTATATCATATTATTTATTTTTTCTATCTCTATCTTTTACGGAAATGAAAAAAATGATGATTTTATTGATAATCATCAAAAAAACGATTTTTCTTTTATAAAAAATGTTTTAAAATATAAATCAAATATACAAGAACATGATATAAAAGAAGGAAAATCATATTTAAGAGGACAAGCTTCTATAGAATATGATAACACAAAAATTGAAGCAGATTATATAGAATTTAGTTGGAAAAATGGAGATTTGTATGCTTTATCAAAAGATAAATCTGTTCTTTTACAAAGAAAAAATAAACAATATTTTTTCAAAAAAATTCACTTTAATTTAAATCATAAAATAGGAGAAGGTAAGAACTTCTATATAAAAGAAAAAAATCATATTGTAATAGCTAATGATATTTTGAAAAAAAAAGAGGATATTTTAATGAAAAAAATTATATATATATCAGATCCCTTTTTTTTGAAAAAGAAAGATAATTTTCCTGATTTTTATTTAAAAACAGATTATTTAAAATATTCTTATTTGAAAAAATATATTTTTTCAGGCCCAATTTTTTTCTATTGGTATAGAGTTCCAATGCCTATTTTTTTTCCTTTTTTATACATGCCTATAAAATTGAAACAAGCATCTTCTGGTATTATATATCCAAAATTCGGAATTCAGAATAAAAAAATTTACATGGAAGATTTAGGATTATTTTTTCCTATTTCTGATTTTTTAAATTTTAGGATAAATGCTTCCATATATAATACTGAAGAATGGAAAATTAAAACAAAGATAGAATATAAATTAAGATATTCTTATCATGGATTTATTAATTTTGATTATCAAAATATGTTAAATCAACAAAAAAATTATCTGTTTCAATGGAAACATAATTCAGATTTTAAATCAAATTCTGAAATAAATTTCAATGCAAATATTAATTATAACAATATTATTTTACATAATAAAAATAAAAATGAGGATTTTTCTTATATCAACATAAGAAAAAAATTTTATAATTATTTGTGGTTTATCGATATTTATATGATTCAAAATCATGATAAAAAGAAAATAAAATTTATAATTCCAGAGTTAATTTTACATACAAATAATATACTTTTTAATGATAAAAAAAATTATTTTTTAAATCAGGTAAATGTTGAAAATAGATTACAATTCTATAATTTTATAAATTTTCATAAAACAAAAACAACATATTTTCATGCTGGATTTAATCACAATATGAGCATGAATACTTATTTTTCTTTTTTTTATCCTTATTTTAAGATTTCATCTAAAATTTTATATGAGGATTTTTATGCGTGGAATTTTCCACACTTTCATGTTTCAAGTTTAAAAAAAATAAATTTTTCAACAAATATAGTATCTATTCCATTTTATAAAATTTGGAAATTAAAAAATAGTATTCTATTAAAACATCAAATCGAACCGATTTTATCTTTTCATATGATATACTTTCCTACTATTTCTTATGACGTAAAAAATCATCTTGAAAAAAGAATAAATTTGATTTTAAATAACGATTGGATAATCAAAAATTCATGGAATCACGTTGATGTTCCTAAAAAAATAGAATTTATAAAAGAAATAAAGGCCTCATTTATTATTGATCGTAATTTCATAAAATGGGATAATTTTCATGTTATGGGGAATACTGATTTAGCAAAAAATTTAGAAGTAAAATATAAGGCAGGAATAAATTTTTCTAAAAAAGAAAAAGAAAA
- a CDS encoding rod shape-determining protein, producing the protein MGLVVDFMKNLFTQEIAIDLGTANTLIMHNNKVIVDLPSIIAIDVRTKKVLAVGEEAKQMQGKTHENIKIYKPLKDGVIADYQVAELMIKEFIKKIPGVNNKFFTPSLTMVICIPSGITEVEKRAVKDSAQHLNAKEVYLIEEPMAAAIGSGISVTKAEGNMIIDIGGGTTECGVIALGGIVCQKSIKIAGDVFTNDIAYFLRSKYNLYIGERTAEKIKIDIGAAMESIETPPEDIHIQGRDLPTGKPKEMNLSYKETIPALDKSILRIEDAVMETLSRTPPELAADIYKTGIYMAGGGSLLRGLDKRISNKTGLSVSLVEDPLRAVVKGTGVALKNIDKFTFLMK; encoded by the coding sequence ATGGGATTAGTAGTAGATTTTATGAAGAATCTTTTTACTCAAGAAATAGCTATAGATTTAGGAACAGCAAATACATTGATTATGCATAATAACAAAGTAATAGTTGATCTTCCTTCAATAATAGCTATAGATGTAAGAACAAAAAAAGTATTAGCTGTAGGAGAAGAAGCTAAACAAATGCAAGGGAAAACACATGAAAATATTAAAATATACAAACCATTGAAAGATGGGGTAATTGCAGATTATCAAGTAGCAGAACTTATGATTAAAGAATTTATTAAGAAAATTCCAGGAGTCAATAATAAATTTTTTACTCCATCATTAACAATGGTTATTTGCATTCCATCCGGAATAACAGAAGTGGAAAAAAGGGCAGTCAAAGATTCAGCTCAGCATCTTAACGCTAAAGAAGTTTATCTTATTGAAGAACCCATGGCAGCTGCTATTGGTTCAGGAATTTCTGTAACTAAAGCAGAAGGAAATATGATCATTGACATAGGAGGGGGGACCACAGAATGTGGAGTCATAGCTTTAGGTGGAATTGTATGTCAAAAATCTATAAAAATAGCTGGAGATGTTTTTACTAATGACATTGCCTATTTTCTTCGTTCTAAATATAATCTGTACATTGGAGAAAGAACTGCAGAAAAAATAAAAATAGACATAGGAGCGGCTATGGAATCTATAGAAACTCCTCCGGAGGATATTCATATACAAGGAAGAGATCTCCCTACAGGAAAACCTAAGGAAATGAATCTTTCTTATAAAGAAACAATTCCTGCTTTAGATAAATCAATTTTACGAATTGAGGATGCTGTCATGGAAACTCTTTCTAGAACTCCACCGGAACTCGCCGCAGATATTTACAAAACAGGAATATATATGGCTGGAGGAGGATCTCTTTTAAGAGGATTAGATAAAAGAATATCCAATAAAACCGGACTTTCTGTTTCCTTAGTTGAGGATCCTTTGAGGGCTGTGGTAAAAGGAACAGGAGTAGCGTTAAAAAATATTGATAAATTTACATTTTTAATGAAATAG